CATTCTAGTCTCGCGAAAGCGAGGAATGTCAGGATCACTGTAGGTCTGGGCCACATTTACTCGAATATTCGACCCTCCATCGAGATTCCCTTCTCCGGCGCCGAATCTTCCCCGCTTCCACACAAAGTGTTGGCAGTATCCTTAATATTCCGCACGATGTGGCGGTTATGCAGGCGAGGCTCAGTATACGGCCCATGGAGCGGGCACGAACCGGCGAGTCCACTGTTTCACCGCGTACCGGTCGGTCATCCCGGCGATATAGTCCACAANNNNNNNNNNGTCCACAACCGTCTGGATTGGGTCTTCCATTGCCGATATCTCCCCGGCATCCCGGGCGAGCTCTTCTGGGTGCTCCAAATAATAGTGAAATAGCTGCACCAAGAGCGCCCGGGCTTTGTCCCCCTCGGCCTTGGCCACAGACCCAACATAGACGCGCTCAAACATGAAGTCCCGAAGGGAGGCCATAGCTCGGGCGACCTCGTCACTCTGGGACACCACAGGCTTTCCCTCGCTCTGCTCAATCAAGTCGTTGACAAGAGTGTTCAGCCGCTCGCGACGGGTGGGGCCCAGTACCCGCCTGGCCAAGTCCGGCACCATCTCTTCTGTTATGATCCCTGCCCGCATCGCATCGTCAACATCGTGGTTGACGTAGGCTATCTTGTCCGCCATTCTTACGATCTGTCCCTCTAAGGTGCGCGCCTGCTCCGGCCAATCCGCCGAATGACAGAGTATCCCGTCACGGACCTCCAAGGTCAGGTTCAAGCCTCTCTCTGTCTTGCCCTCTCTGCGCTCCACGTGTTCCACCACACGCAGACTCTGAACGTTGTGCCGAAACCCCCCAGGCAACACCTCATTCAGCGCCGCTTCGCCGGAATGCCCAAACGGCGTATGCCCGAGGTCATGGCCCAGGGCAATCGCCTCGGTCAAGTCCTCATTGAGGCGCAAGGCCCGCGCCATGGTCCGCGCGATCTGTGATACCTCAAGCGTATGAGTGAGCCTGGTCCGGTAGTGATCCCCCTCCGGTGAGTAGAACACCTGAGTCTTGTGCTTGAGCCGGCGAAAAGCCTTGCAGTGCAACAGCCGGTCGCGGTCCCGCTGGAAGCAGGTACGCAGTTCGTCCTCGCTCTCTTGGCGCGCCCTGCCCTGGGAGTTCCGGGCGAGTGCGGCATAGGGCGACAGTCTCTCGGCTTCCTCCTGCTCTGTCCTCTCCCTTACGCACATCATCAGTATTCGTCCCTCCGGTTCCGTGCAGTCCCACCCCGACCTTCGCGAGTCGAACCGGCCGGCGCGGCCAGGCGAGCTCGGGCAGATTGGCCCACGCCGTACAAAGCTCCGGCGTGGGCCAACAATCCAG
This Bacillota bacterium DNA region includes the following protein-coding sequences:
- a CDS encoding deoxyguanosinetriphosphate triphosphohydrolase, encoding MCVRERTEQEEAERLSPYAALARNSQGRARQESEDELRTCFQRDRDRLLHCKAFRRLKHKTQVFYSPEGDHYRTRLTHTLEVSQIARTMARALRLNEDLTEAIALGHDLGHTPFGHSGEAALNEVLPGGFRHNVQSLRVVEHVERREGKTERGLNLTLEVRDGILCHSADWPEQARTLEGQIVRMADKIAYVNHDVDDAMRAGIITEEMVPDLARRVLGPTRRERLNTLVNDLIEQSEGKPVVSQSDEVARAMASLRDFMFERVYVGSVAKAEGDKARALLVQLFHYYLEHPEELARDAGEISAMEDPIQTVVD